The genomic region CACTTAATAGAATGTTAATAAAGGAGCCAACCATGAAGTCATGGGTCTTTCGCGGCATATTTTTGATGATCGCCGGATTCTTCCTGGTATTGTCCGGATGTTCCAAAAGCGAGAAGTATCCGCCCAGCGAATCCGGAGGGACTTTGACCATCGGCACCATGAACGAGCCGGCCTCCTTGAACCCGCTGCGGCTGTCATTCACGGCCTCTACCGATATCCATGAAAAGCTCTTCCTGAGCCTGCACCGTTTCGACCAGGGAATGAACATCGTGGCCGGGCTGGCCCGCTCCTGGAAATTCTCGGAGGATTTCAAGGAGGTTACCTATATTCTGCGCAAGGACGCCAAGTGGAGCGACGGGCAGCCGGTGACCGCCGAGGATGTCAAGTTCTCTTTCGACATGATGCGCGATCCCCAGATAAAATACGCCCGGTCCGGCGGCCTGCAGTTCGTGGAGAAGGTCGAGGTGGTTGGGCCTTTGGCGGTGAAGTTCGTTTTCAACCGGGTATACTCCGACGAGCTGTTCGACACCGGGATCATGGTCCTGCCCAAGCATATTCTGGAAAAGCTGAGTGCCGCCAATTCCACCGAATTCGACGCCAACCCGGTAAGCGACGGGCCGTATAGGGTGGAAGAATGGGTGCGGGGAGACCGTTTAGTGCTGGCTGCCAATCCGGATTTCTACAAGGGCAAACCGGCTCTGGACCGGATCGTCTTTAAATTCTTCGGGGATGAGGCCAGCCTGATGAATGCCCTGCAGAGCGGCTCGGTGGACATGACCAACGACCTGTCGCCCCAGTATGCCCTCAAGGTCCAGGGCGATCCCAACCTGACCTCCATTGAATATCCCGGACGCACTTACACTTTCATCGGTTGGAATTTGAACAGCCCGCTGTTCTCCGATGTCAATCTGCGCAAGGCTTTCGCCCTGAGCATCGACCAGATCGCATTGATCAACGACGTTTTGATGGGCAAGGGCAAGCCGGCCAACGGGCCGTTCCTGCCCACCAGTTGGGCCTACGATCAGGACCAGAAACCCCAGCCCTATGATCCCCAACAGGCTAAAACCCTGCTGGCCGAGATGGGCTGGAAAGACAAGAACCGCGAAGGCTATCTGGCCAAGGGGCCCAAGCAGGTGCTGGAGCTCAACCTGCTGCTGGCCCAGGGACAGCCGGTGCAGGAGGCCACCGCGGTCCTTATCAGGGAGCAGCTGAAGGGCGTTGGCGTCAAGGTCAACCTGGCGGTGGTGGATGCCAGGACATTCATTCAGCGGCTGAGAAGCGGCCAGTACGACGCCATGCTGTTCTCCTGGAAGAACGATTTCAAGGTGGATCCCACGGCGGTATGGCATTCGGCCCCGGAGAAGGGCATATACAATTTCATCCTCAAGTATTCCAACCCCTCGGTGGACAGTCTGATCGACGTGGGCCTGGCCACTTTGAGCCGCCGCAAGGCCAAGGATATCTGGGTCAAGTTCCAGCAGGTGGTCAATACCGAGATGCCGGCCACCTATCTCTACGTCCCGGATGTGGTCACCATCATCTATAAGGGGGTCAAGGGTCCGGCCCAGGATGCCCGCGGGCCGATGGCTTCGCTGGACGAGTGGTGGATACCGGTCGCCGAAAGAAGGGGGGAGGCCATGGCCTCCGGGGCGCCTGCCGCTGTTGTGCCGCCGCCGCCATCCCAGCCGGTGGAAACCGTCGCTCCGGAAAGAAACCAGCCCGAGAAACCGGCCGCGGCCACCGCCAAGCCTCAGCCCATAGCCACCAGGACCGAACAGCCTGTTCCCAGGCCGGTCACAACGACTCCGATGACTCCGCCCAAGCCTGCCGCGGTGAACCCCCAGGACTTGCTGGTAGCCGAGGCTACGCCCGCCCCGGCCCCCGCGGAGCCTGAAATTCGCCCCACCGAGCCGGAAGCGATAAAAATAGTTTCTCCGTCCTATCCGGAATCCGCCCGCAAGGCCGGGATCACCGGGAGGGTGTTCGTGAAGATAACGGTGGGGCCGGACGGCAAGGTTAAGAACGCCGAGGTGATCCGGGGGATCGGATACGGCTGCGACGAGGCCGCCACCGATGCCGCCTACAAGGCGGTGTTCAAACCGGGGACCAAGAACGGCAAGCCGGCCGATACCTATATCACCATTCCCTATCCGTTCATGAAATAACACCTAAGTCAAAGAAGCCCCTGGAAAGGGGCTTCTTTTTTTCTACATAATTTTAATATAGCCTATTATAATTATGGTTTGAAATATAATATAAACTATATTGACATTTATAACATTTTGTTGTATATTGCACCTATAGATATACTAACCGTAAATTATTATCTTAAGGAGTTGCATGAAAAAAGTGTTGTCTATGGTTGTGCTTCTTACAAGTTTTCAGCTTATTGCACATGCTGACAGCTTGAATGTTAGAACGGTGGGTGTTTATGACACACCTGGATTTGCTAAAAAAGTATTTGTAAATAATGATCATGCATTTATTGCTGATGATGCCTGGGGTTTGCGAATAATTAATATAGCCAACCCTGCTATGCCTTACGAAGTTGGCTACTGTGATTCGGTTTTTGCTTGCGACGTTTTTGTTTTAGATAGTTTTGCTTATATTGCGTCCGGCACCTCTGGGTTAACTATTATAAATATCAGCGATTATAACAACCCGCATTTTGCTGGTTGTTATAATACGCCAGGATATGCGAAAAGGTTAACTGTCTCCGGAAACTATGCCTATGTGGCTGATTATAATTGCGGATTACGTATTATAAATATATCAGACCCTGCTTTCCCCTTCGAAGTGGGATATTATGATACACCGGGGAATACATGTGGTGTGGCAGTAATGGATAGTTTTGCTTACCTAGCAGATGGTGATTCTGGACTAAGAAAAGTAAACATCAGTGATAAGGCCAACCCCTTCCTGACTAATTGGGCCTGGACCTCAATTGCTAACGATTATGCATTATCTCTAGCTATATCGGGTGATTTTGTGTATGTAGCATGGGGGCATTTCGGATTGCATGCATTTAGAAAAGATAGCCTTATTGCTATTGGTATGTTCTCAACATATAATTCACGAGATGTGGCTTTAAATGGTAAGTATGCTTTTATTGCGGATGGTGAATATGGCTTGAAGGTGTTTGATATAAGCACCTACCAAACTATAGGCTATTACAATACACCGGACCTATGCTATGGGGTCACATACTCTGATAGCTTGATATTTGTGGCAGACGGTTTGTCAGGGTTAAGGATTCTTCAGGGTTACGGCCCGGCAGGTGTGGCGGATGAGCAAAGAAGCCCGGCAGAGATTAAAACAACAGGCTTAACGCTGGAAGTGCTGGGCAATAAGATAAGCTATCAGTTGCCGCAAAATGGCAATGCCTCACTAAAAATTTACAACCTGTTAGGCCAAGAGGTGCGGGCTCTGTTCAGCGAAAATAAAAGGTCAGGCGTCTATAATATTTCTTGGGATGGGAACAACGAAGCTGGACACAAGGTGGCCAGCGGGGTATATCTGGTTGGGCTCCATTCTCAGGGACAAAGAGCTTCGGGGAAAATTGTGGTGGTAAGATAAATATAACAACTAAAGAACAAAGCCCCTTCGTCAGAAGGGGCTTTGTTCTTTTTCCGTGGATTCCCGGTCAAGCCGGGAATGACAGATAATATCTGCTATTTCTTGGGGCTGCTGCCGTGCTTGGCCAGCGGTATCCCTTGCTGGCACAACGGACAATTTTCGGGATCGAAGGTCTCCACCTTCTCATGGTACAGCGAAAAGAAGGGGGCCCCGAAATCCGGCTTGTCCGCGCTGCGGTCTATGAACACCGCCACGCCCTTCAGTTCCGCCCCAGCCTTCTTTACCGCCTCGATGGTCTCCAATACCGAGCCTCCGGTGGTCATCACATCGTCCACCACCAGCACCTTTTCCCCTTTGGCCAAAGACATGCCCCTTAAAAATCCCCGGCCATCGGAGGTCCGCTCGGCATAGATGGCCTTTTTGCCCATCTCCTTGGCCACCTCGAAGGCGATGATTATCCCGCCGGTGGTTGGCCCAGCCACTGTGTCAATATCCGTTCCTTTGAAATGTTCGGCAATGGTCCTGCAGAACAGGGCGGCGTCGGCTGGCTGCTGGAGGACCCGGAATTTTTCAAAGTAGAACCGGCTGTGGCGTCCCGAGGTCAGCAGGAAATGACCGTCCAGCAGGACCTCATTTTTGATGAGGATCTGTTTGATATCTTCATTTGAGAGCATCTTCGATCTCCTTGATTATCTTTGTGGCGGCGTCGGCCGGATCTTGGGCGGTGGTGATGGGACGGCCCACCACCAGGTAGTCGGCCCCGGTCTTGATGGCCTGGCCCGGGGTCAGAAAGCGCTTCTGGTCGTCGCTGGAGCTGTCGGCCGGTCGTATACCGGGGGTCAGGATCACGAACTCGCTTCCCAGTTCCCGGCGCAGCATCGCTATCTCATGGGGGGAGGCCACCACGCCGTCCAGCCCGGCGCTCTGGCTCAAACGGGCCAGATGCAGCACCTGCTCGTCTATGGACCGTCCGGGAGTGCCCAGCACATCCTGGAAGGTGGCCTCGTCCATGCTGGTCAGGACAGTCACTCCCAGCATGACGGGCTTGGGCATTTTATCGCTGGAGGCGGAATTGGTGACTGCCGCCGTCGCCGTCTCCATCATAGAAAAACCGCCCATGGCATGCATGTTGAACATGTCAACACCCAGCTCGTAGGCCGCC from Candidatus Edwardsbacteria bacterium harbors:
- the pyrF gene encoding orotidine-5'-phosphate decarboxylase, whose amino-acid sequence is MSISPRDRLIVALDVPDLKKARELIDRLGPSVNFYKVGNQLFTSCGPKIVELIKEKGHQVFLDLKYHDIPNTVAKAAQAAYELGVDMFNMHAMGGFSMMETATAAVTNSASSDKMPKPVMLGVTVLTSMDEATFQDVLGTPGRSIDEQVLHLARLSQSAGLDGVVASPHEIAMLRRELGSEFVILTPGIRPADSSSDDQKRFLTPGQAIKTGADYLVVGRPITTAQDPADAATKIIKEIEDALK
- the pyrE gene encoding orotate phosphoribosyltransferase, encoding MLSNEDIKQILIKNEVLLDGHFLLTSGRHSRFYFEKFRVLQQPADAALFCRTIAEHFKGTDIDTVAGPTTGGIIIAFEVAKEMGKKAIYAERTSDGRGFLRGMSLAKGEKVLVVDDVMTTGGSVLETIEAVKKAGAELKGVAVFIDRSADKPDFGAPFFSLYHEKVETFDPENCPLCQQGIPLAKHGSSPKK
- a CDS encoding T9SS type A sorting domain-containing protein, translated to MKKVLSMVVLLTSFQLIAHADSLNVRTVGVYDTPGFAKKVFVNNDHAFIADDAWGLRIINIANPAMPYEVGYCDSVFACDVFVLDSFAYIASGTSGLTIINISDYNNPHFAGCYNTPGYAKRLTVSGNYAYVADYNCGLRIINISDPAFPFEVGYYDTPGNTCGVAVMDSFAYLADGDSGLRKVNISDKANPFLTNWAWTSIANDYALSLAISGDFVYVAWGHFGLHAFRKDSLIAIGMFSTYNSRDVALNGKYAFIADGEYGLKVFDISTYQTIGYYNTPDLCYGVTYSDSLIFVADGLSGLRILQGYGPAGVADEQRSPAEIKTTGLTLEVLGNKISYQLPQNGNASLKIYNLLGQEVRALFSENKRSGVYNISWDGNNEAGHKVASGVYLVGLHSQGQRASGKIVVVR
- a CDS encoding TonB family protein, encoding MKSWVFRGIFLMIAGFFLVLSGCSKSEKYPPSESGGTLTIGTMNEPASLNPLRLSFTASTDIHEKLFLSLHRFDQGMNIVAGLARSWKFSEDFKEVTYILRKDAKWSDGQPVTAEDVKFSFDMMRDPQIKYARSGGLQFVEKVEVVGPLAVKFVFNRVYSDELFDTGIMVLPKHILEKLSAANSTEFDANPVSDGPYRVEEWVRGDRLVLAANPDFYKGKPALDRIVFKFFGDEASLMNALQSGSVDMTNDLSPQYALKVQGDPNLTSIEYPGRTYTFIGWNLNSPLFSDVNLRKAFALSIDQIALINDVLMGKGKPANGPFLPTSWAYDQDQKPQPYDPQQAKTLLAEMGWKDKNREGYLAKGPKQVLELNLLLAQGQPVQEATAVLIREQLKGVGVKVNLAVVDARTFIQRLRSGQYDAMLFSWKNDFKVDPTAVWHSAPEKGIYNFILKYSNPSVDSLIDVGLATLSRRKAKDIWVKFQQVVNTEMPATYLYVPDVVTIIYKGVKGPAQDARGPMASLDEWWIPVAERRGEAMASGAPAAVVPPPPSQPVETVAPERNQPEKPAAATAKPQPIATRTEQPVPRPVTTTPMTPPKPAAVNPQDLLVAEATPAPAPAEPEIRPTEPEAIKIVSPSYPESARKAGITGRVFVKITVGPDGKVKNAEVIRGIGYGCDEAATDAAYKAVFKPGTKNGKPADTYITIPYPFMK